Proteins encoded in a region of the Panicum hallii strain FIL2 chromosome 3, PHallii_v3.1, whole genome shotgun sequence genome:
- the LOC112887838 gene encoding uncharacterized protein LOC112887838 encodes MAPAEQMHLLHLAPLLFTLLLASLPHCKPQSDDYFRYSSCAPKPYQCGALQFDIGYPFSVNGVDRPDYCSVPGYLLSCTDAGKLVTTMNSSGGGLFQVTGVDYGNRLLTVVDEGLAEQTCPQPYRNATFDGAMFAYTDRDQFLTAYINCSASSSSSLPLALDFFSCLSGGRSYYSLDNGTVAPDVLGPCSSMLVLPCNPTMAGSLAAGNSYLWGCDKRRFRRAVEGGCGVGWRL; translated from the coding sequence ATGGCACCTGCAGAGCAAATGCATCTCCTGCATCTAGCACCACTCCTCTTCACCCTACTCCTCGCATCACTGCCCCACTGCAAGCCACAATCCGACGACTACTTCCGGTACAGCAGCTGCGCACCAAAACCTTACCAGTGCGGGGCACTCCAGTTCGACATCGGCTACCCGTTCTCGGTGAACGGCGTGGACCGGCCGGACTACTGCTCGGTCCCGGGGTACCTCCTCTCCTGCACGGACGCCGGCAAGCTGGTGACCACCATGAACTCCTCCGGCGGCGGGCTGTTCCAGGTCACGGGCGTCGACTACGGCAACCGCCTCCTCACCGTCGTCGACGAGGGCCTAGCCGAGCAGACGTGCCCGCAGCCCTACCGGAACGCCACCTTCGACGGCGCCATGTTCGCGTACACCGACCGCGACCAGTTCCTGACGGCGTACATCAACTGCAGCGCCAgctcgtcgtcgtcgctgcCTCTCGCGTTAGACTTCTTCTCGTGCCTGTCCGGGGGCCGGTCCTACTATAGTCTGGACAATGGCACGGTGGCGCCGGACGTGCTGGGGCCGTGCAGCTCCATGCTTGTTCTCCCGTGCAACCCGACCATGGCGGGCTCGCTGGCCGCCGGGAACTCTTACCTTTGGGGATGTGATAAGAGGCGGTTTCGCCGTGCAGTGGAAGGCGGGTGTGGGGTGGGGTGGAGACTGTAG
- the LOC112887837 gene encoding LEAF RUST 10 DISEASE-RESISTANCE LOCUS RECEPTOR-LIKE PROTEIN KINASE-like 1.2, with protein MQLLAVALARLLLLAAAFFPRGAPAADDETYYNPGACPKSLRCGDGVQVHYPFFLANASYTIDGNSYCGYPGMAVACEGGRATLRLKDSNYTVLAINYDKHTVTVADADVLDDGGGGGCPRVKHNVSVPVETWLNLSTTANDNLTFYFGCDFTAATPPQPPIPPISCSGFPERDGVSYVAVQADVPHKDSWPRACKEVVVTPVLKELLLSSDDAYLPSLNSDGYGKLLKQGFQLTWDPSAGPCFVCEDSGGQCSYNQSGEFIGCLCSDGRVRNPVCGKKTKPRKLALTIGSSIAAGVLSLLLAVMTCLYFRKRRQYKMTSSSRLLKYTASGGTPRSRGSTDMESGSVHSPHTHHFTYEELEEATDSFSGAMEIGDGGFGTVYKGHLRDGRVVAVKRLYNNSCRRVEQFLNEAAILSRLRHPNLVLFYGCTSSRSRELLLVYEFVPNGTVADHLHGHCAAERALSWPLRLSVAVEAAAALAYLHAVEPPIVHRDVKTTNILLDANFHVKVADFGLSRLVPLDVTHVSTAPQGTPGYVDPEYHQCYQLTDRSDVYSFGVVLVELISSKPAVDVTRDRSEISLAGMAINKIQQCQLEQLVDLGLGYGSDEATRKAMTMVAELAFRCLQQNGEMRPPIKEVFDALRSIQEGGFAKEKEGDALVAPRSPNTVHAPWDSMSTTTSVSSQ; from the exons ATGCAGCTCCTCGCCGTCGCGCtcgcgcgcctcctcctcctcgccgccgctttCTTCCCCCGCGGGGCGCCCGCGGCCGACGACGAGACGTACTACAACCCCGGCGCGTGCCCCAAGTCCCTTCGCTGCGGCGACGGCGTCCAAGTGCACTACCCGTTCTTCCTCGCCAACGCCTCCTACACCATCGACGGCAACTCCTACTGCGGGTACCCAGGCATGGCGGTCGCCTGCGAGGGCGGCCGCGCGACCCTGCGGCTCAAGGACAGCAACTACACCGTGCTGGCCATCAACTACGACAAGCACACCGTCACGGTCGCCGACGCGGACGTgctggacgacggcggcggcggcggctgcccgCGGGTGAAACACAACGTATCCGTGCCGGTGGAGACCTGGCTCAACCTGTCGACCACCGCCAACGACAACCTCACCTTCTACTTCGGCTGCGACTTCACGGCGGCCAccccgccgcagccgcccaTCCCTCCGATCAGCTGCAGCGGCTTCCCGGAGCGGGACGGGGTGTCTTACGTGGCGGTCCAGGCCGACGTGCCGCACAAGGACTCGTGGCCGCGGGCGTGCAAGGAGGTGGTCGTCACGCCGGTGCTGAAGGAGCTCCTCCTGAGCTCTGACGATGCGTACCTCCCGAGCCTGAACAGCGACGGGTACGGCAAGCTGCTGAAGCAGGGGTTCCAGCTGACCTGGGACCCGAGCGCCGGGCCGTGCTTCGTGTGCGAGGACTCCGGCGGGCAGTGCAGCTACAACCAGAGCGGAGAGTTCATCGGCTGCCTGTGCTCCGACGGCCGCGTCCGCAACCCAGTTTGCG gGAAGAAAACAAAGCCGAGGAAATTAGCACTTACAATAG GGAGCTCCATAGCCGCCGGCGTTCTGTCCTTGCTCCTTGCGGTCATGACGTGCCTGTACTTCCGCAAGAGAAGGCAGTACAAGATGACCTCGTCCTCCCGGCTCCTCAAGTACACGGCCTCCGGCGGGACGCCGCGTTCCAGGGGCAGCACTGACATGGAGTCCGGCAGCGTCCACAGCCCGCACACGCACCACTTCACGTACGAGGAGCTGGAGGAGGCAACCGACAGCTTCAGTGGCGCCATGGAGATCGGCGACGGCGGTTTCGGCACCGTGTACAAAG GGCATCTCCGAGATGGGCGCGTGGTGGCCGTGAAGCGGCTGTACAACAACAGCTGCCGGCGCGTGGAGCAGTTCCTGAACGAGGCGGCCAtcctgtcccgcctgcgccaCCCGAACCTCGTCTTGTTCTACGGGTGCACGTCCAGCCGCAGCCGCGAGCTGCTGCTGGTGTACGAGTTCGTGCCCAACGGCACGGTGGCGGACCACCTGCACGGGCACTGCGCGGCGGAGCGCGCGCTGTCGTGGCCGCTCCGCCTGAGCGTCGCCGTCGAGGCGGCCGCGGCGCTCGCGTACCTGCACGCCGTGGAGCCCCCCATCGTGCACCGCGACGTCAAGACCACCAACATCCTCCTCGACGCCAACTTCCACGTCAAGGTCGCCGACTTCGGGCTGTCCCGCCTCGTCCCGCTCGACGTCACGCACGTCTCCACCGCCCCGCAGGGCACCCCAGGGTACGTGGATCCAGAGTACCACCAGTGCTACCAGCTGACGGACCGGAGCGACGTGTACAGCTTCGGCGTGGTGCTCGTGGAGCTGATCTCGTCGAAGCCCGCCGTGGACGTGACCCGCGACCGCAGCGAGATCAGCCTGGCCGGCATGGCCATCAACAAGATCCAGCAGTGCCAGCTGGAGCAGCTGGTGGACCTCGGGCTCGGGTACGGCTCCGACGAGGCGACGCGGAAGGCGATGACGATGGTCGCGGAGCTCGCGTTCCGGTGCCTGCAGCAGAATGGCGAGATGCGGCCACCGATCAAGGAGGTATTCGACGCCCTGAGGAGCATCCAGGAGGGCGGGTTCGCGAAGGAGAAGGAGGGGGACGCGCTCGTCGCGCCGCGCTCCCCCAACACCGTGCACGCTCCGTGGGACAGCATGAGCACAACAACCAGCGTTAGCAGCCAGTGA